The following are encoded together in the Pectobacterium wasabiae CFBP 3304 genome:
- the metF gene encoding methylenetetrahydrofolate reductase produces the protein MSFFHANQREALNQSLAELQGRINVSFEFFPPRTSDMEETLWNSIDRLSSLKPKFVSVTYGANSGERDRTHSIIKTIKERTGLEAAPHLTCIDASREQLREIAQDYWQSGIRHIVALRGDLPPEGGKPEMYAADLVSLLKEVGDFDISVAAYPEVHPEAKSAQADLINLKHKIDAGANRAITQFFFDVESYLRFRDRCVATGIDVEIVPGILPVSNFKQLQRFATMTNVRVPNWMTSVFDGLDNDPETRKMVGASIAMDMVKILSREGVKDFHFYTLNRAELSYAICHTLGVRPEVAR, from the coding sequence ATGAGCTTTTTTCACGCAAACCAGCGGGAAGCGCTGAATCAAAGTCTGGCGGAATTACAGGGAAGAATTAATGTGTCATTCGAATTTTTCCCGCCACGTACCAGCGATATGGAAGAAACCCTGTGGAACTCGATTGATCGGCTGAGCAGCCTGAAGCCCAAGTTTGTTTCTGTGACCTACGGGGCGAATTCTGGCGAGCGCGACCGCACTCACAGCATTATCAAAACCATTAAAGAACGTACCGGTCTGGAAGCCGCGCCTCACCTGACCTGTATTGACGCTTCACGCGAACAACTGCGAGAAATCGCGCAGGATTACTGGCAGAGCGGTATCCGCCATATTGTCGCGCTGCGCGGTGACTTGCCTCCAGAAGGAGGCAAGCCGGAAATGTACGCGGCGGATCTGGTTTCCCTGCTGAAAGAGGTTGGCGACTTCGACATTTCGGTTGCCGCTTATCCTGAAGTGCATCCTGAAGCCAAAAGTGCGCAGGCTGATCTGATTAACCTGAAGCACAAAATTGATGCGGGTGCGAATCGCGCTATCACACAGTTCTTTTTCGACGTAGAAAGCTATCTGCGGTTCCGTGACCGCTGCGTAGCAACGGGCATCGACGTAGAGATCGTACCGGGGATCTTGCCGGTATCAAACTTCAAACAGCTACAGCGCTTTGCCACAATGACAAACGTGCGTGTGCCGAACTGGATGACAAGCGTGTTTGACGGCCTGGATAACGACCCGGAAACCCGCAAAATGGTGGGCGCGTCTATCGCCATGGACATGGTGAAAATCCTGAGCCGCGAAGGGGTAAAAGATTTCCATTTTTATACGTTGAACCGCGCGGAGTTGAGCTACGCCATTTGCCATACGTTGGGCGTGCGCCCTGAAGTAGCACGCTAA
- a CDS encoding metallophosphoesterase, with protein MKLIQLSDLHLTALGGNLHGRDPAQQLKAAIADINAHHRDADLVVISGDLSDDGSAASYAFLALALAELQVPWRVTMGNHDDRDVFLAQFPTLADEDGFVQNVTAVGDDYVILLDSLHVGEVAGTLCSARLAWLEQQLQAAEEKNVFLFLHHPPMSIGLPALDSVRLAPEAADALSQICHRFGNVRHISAGHVHRPASGVWRGISFSTIRGTNHQSALRFAPGFEVSLEAPQYAIFLTTEDGHTVHFHDFPCG; from the coding sequence ATGAAACTGATTCAGCTTTCCGACCTTCATTTGACCGCACTGGGCGGCAATTTACACGGTCGCGATCCAGCGCAGCAATTGAAAGCGGCGATTGCCGATATCAATGCCCATCATCGCGATGCCGATCTGGTGGTGATCTCCGGCGATCTGTCCGATGACGGCAGTGCGGCATCCTATGCGTTTCTGGCATTGGCACTGGCTGAACTACAGGTTCCCTGGCGTGTGACGATGGGGAATCACGACGATCGGGACGTGTTTTTGGCTCAATTTCCGACGCTGGCGGATGAAGATGGATTTGTACAGAACGTGACGGCAGTCGGTGATGATTACGTCATTCTGCTGGATTCGCTGCATGTCGGTGAGGTCGCTGGAACGTTGTGCTCAGCACGGTTGGCATGGCTTGAGCAGCAGCTCCAGGCTGCGGAAGAAAAGAATGTCTTCCTGTTCCTGCACCATCCACCGATGTCCATCGGGCTGCCAGCGCTTGATAGTGTTAGGTTAGCACCCGAGGCGGCAGATGCGCTGTCTCAAATATGCCACCGGTTTGGGAATGTGCGGCATATTTCGGCGGGGCACGTGCATCGGCCTGCTAGCGGTGTCTGGAGAGGAATATCGTTCAGCACGATACGCGGTACCAATCATCAGTCTGCCTTGCGTTTCGCTCCGGGATTTGAAGTTAGTCTGGAAGCTCCGCAGTACGCTATTTTTCTGACGACGGAAGACGGGCACACCGTACATTTTCACGATTTCCCCTGTGGCTGA
- a CDS encoding LacI family DNA-binding transcriptional regulator, whose product MTVGKPGYVSAQDVARRAGVSRSAVSRSFTPGASVSAATYAKVMTAAQELGYQVNDLARGLLTNSSRLVGLVVTHPEVGFRANLVAELSQALIQRGSIPVLINTSHVREAMVAARSILFGHRAEATIVLSGSPPKEFVELAQLNGQPLIVIGRHEPACDSVHIDNDTAARMAARLFASTGRTRLALAGAASATPNIMEREQAFCDEAQRLGLPVTVVRGGDTDYDDGLMVGQTLFSLPEAARPDAVFCVNDLVAFGVIDRAKQYGLVVPQDLMVIGFDDIPAAGWDAYALTTFRQDPATMAAQALALLDRRQSQVQEPVCRAKVAAPLIRRQSA is encoded by the coding sequence ATGACGGTGGGTAAACCGGGTTACGTTAGCGCACAGGATGTTGCACGTCGGGCTGGCGTATCGCGCTCGGCGGTGTCCCGTAGTTTTACCCCCGGTGCAAGCGTGTCTGCTGCCACCTATGCCAAGGTAATGACCGCGGCACAGGAGCTAGGGTATCAGGTTAACGATTTGGCGCGTGGTCTGCTGACGAACAGTAGCCGTCTGGTGGGGCTGGTGGTGACGCATCCTGAGGTCGGGTTTCGTGCCAATTTGGTTGCGGAGCTGTCGCAGGCGTTAATTCAACGTGGCTCGATTCCTGTCCTTATCAACACCAGCCATGTGCGAGAAGCGATGGTTGCTGCGCGTTCTATTCTATTCGGCCATCGGGCAGAAGCGACGATTGTACTTTCCGGCTCGCCGCCTAAAGAATTTGTCGAGCTGGCGCAGCTAAACGGCCAGCCGCTGATTGTCATCGGGCGGCATGAACCAGCGTGTGACAGCGTACATATTGATAATGATACCGCTGCAAGGATGGCAGCACGGCTGTTCGCCTCTACGGGCAGAACGCGTCTGGCTCTGGCTGGCGCGGCTTCGGCAACGCCCAATATCATGGAACGTGAACAGGCGTTTTGTGATGAGGCGCAGAGGCTAGGGCTGCCTGTGACCGTGGTGCGCGGTGGTGATACGGATTATGACGACGGGCTGATGGTGGGGCAGACGTTGTTCTCGCTCCCGGAAGCCGCCAGACCGGATGCGGTGTTCTGCGTTAACGATTTAGTGGCGTTTGGTGTGATCGATCGCGCAAAGCAGTATGGGCTTGTCGTGCCGCAGGATCTCATGGTTATCGGGTTTGATGATATTCCTGCCGCAGGATGGGACGCCTATGCGTTGACAACATTTCGTCAGGATCCGGCAACGATGGCGGCACAGGCGTTGGCGTTGCTTGACCGACGCCAGTCTCAGGTACAAGAACCGGTGTGCCGAGCGAAAGTGGCTGCCCCGTTAATCCGCCGCCAATCGGCGTAA
- a CDS encoding ABC transporter permease, with product MKNVLWWIPRMLILGALIFLIFGPLANLLLWSVAEKWFYPHLLPNDWGFAFWKRVFSPRGVAWEALGNSVLVAVLTVLASLSLAIPAGYALARLPLPARGLILLVFLIPQAFPNLTVYVNIARLFYQWGLNGTLLGVVLVHTVHGLVFAVWIASAAFSAVGREMEQAARSIGAGPWRAFVDITLPLAMPGLMASAIFVFLESLDEFTGSYFVGAPDVQMMPLLLYTAGAGGNYQIASITALVLLIPSVLFMLVVERFLKADVMARIGK from the coding sequence ATGAAGAACGTACTGTGGTGGATTCCGAGAATGCTGATTCTGGGGGCGCTGATCTTCTTGATCTTTGGGCCATTGGCTAACCTCCTGCTGTGGTCGGTAGCGGAAAAATGGTTCTATCCTCACCTGTTGCCTAATGACTGGGGTTTTGCCTTCTGGAAGAGGGTGTTTTCACCGCGTGGTGTGGCCTGGGAAGCGTTGGGGAATAGCGTGCTGGTGGCGGTGCTCACGGTGCTGGCTTCGCTATCGTTGGCGATTCCGGCTGGATATGCACTGGCGCGTTTGCCGCTGCCTGCCCGTGGCTTGATACTGTTGGTATTTCTTATCCCACAGGCGTTTCCGAACCTGACGGTGTACGTCAATATTGCCCGACTGTTTTATCAGTGGGGGCTAAACGGCACGTTACTGGGGGTCGTGCTGGTTCACACGGTTCACGGATTGGTGTTCGCCGTCTGGATTGCCTCGGCGGCATTCTCGGCAGTGGGGCGTGAAATGGAACAGGCGGCACGGTCGATTGGTGCCGGGCCGTGGCGTGCCTTTGTCGATATTACCCTGCCGCTGGCTATGCCCGGTTTGATGGCGTCCGCTATTTTCGTCTTCCTCGAATCGCTGGATGAATTTACCGGCAGCTATTTCGTGGGTGCGCCGGATGTACAAATGATGCCGTTGCTGCTCTATACCGCAGGGGCGGGCGGTAACTATCAGATTGCTTCTATTACCGCACTGGTGCTGCTGATTCCTTCCGTTCTATTCATGCTGGTCGTGGAGCGTTTTTTGAAGGCTGACGTCATGGCAAGGATAGGGAAATGA
- a CDS encoding ABC transporter permease, with product MLQVSQFSSRLAGIALVLPALAVVAVCFIVPLGLSVGGAFVSQNGVGIDNFVTALTLYLPDILFTLMIVGLATLLIGLLSVLIGGYLTLGESPRMVALLRWVYRWPLFIPFIVTGQILRTFLAKNGWLNGALDMLGIVDMASASNWLDWRGIVFAFVWKQTPFVALLVAGAMASLDRTMIESARNLGASRLRILCEIVVPQVGQTLLTGLILSFVTMMSVLSVPMMINAQSPTMLTANIAFRINAYGDYGVANALGVISLLMTGLFAVIYLRLNMREKA from the coding sequence ATGTTGCAAGTATCCCAATTCTCTTCCCGACTAGCGGGGATCGCGCTTGTGCTACCGGCACTGGCGGTGGTGGCTGTCTGTTTTATCGTACCGCTGGGGCTGTCGGTTGGGGGCGCTTTCGTCAGTCAGAATGGCGTGGGCATTGATAATTTTGTTACGGCATTGACGCTGTATCTTCCCGATATCCTGTTTACCTTGATGATTGTGGGCCTCGCTACGTTACTGATCGGCCTGTTGTCCGTTCTGATTGGCGGTTACCTGACGCTGGGGGAAAGCCCGCGTATGGTCGCGCTGTTGCGCTGGGTCTATCGCTGGCCGCTGTTTATCCCCTTTATCGTGACGGGGCAAATTTTACGCACGTTTCTGGCCAAAAACGGCTGGCTGAATGGCGCGCTGGATATGCTCGGTATCGTCGATATGGCCAGCGCCAGTAATTGGCTGGACTGGCGTGGCATCGTATTTGCCTTCGTCTGGAAACAGACGCCGTTTGTGGCGCTGCTGGTTGCGGGTGCGATGGCGTCGCTGGATCGCACAATGATCGAGTCCGCCCGTAACTTAGGCGCATCGCGACTGCGTATTTTGTGTGAAATTGTGGTGCCGCAGGTTGGGCAAACGCTGCTCACCGGACTCATTCTCTCTTTCGTCACCATGATGTCGGTACTGTCCGTGCCGATGATGATCAATGCCCAGTCGCCGACGATGCTCACCGCCAATATAGCCTTCCGCATTAACGCCTACGGCGATTATGGCGTAGCGAATGCGTTGGGGGTGATTTCATTACTGATGACCGGCCTGTTTGCCGTGATTTATCTCCGACTGAACATGAGAGAAAAGGCATGA
- a CDS encoding extracellular solute-binding protein: protein MKRIFAATLMMSTPLAAVQAQELTVLTAGDQNMVDYVNEYLGPLFEKQHPGVKVRAVGTGPGDAGSQKILERFNAQQAAGAKVWDTDVAVVHEKFVGPMVQKGDLLKYRDDIASGKLVSMAAADKAMGTDVKGYVMPMFSSQTALAYNPSMVANPPKSYDEIQQWAAANPKMFGYNGIKGGASGVSFVMGWIYAYGGDAQKLMNGPFDEAEAKKWQPAFERLKAFNKNVTLTPGNAGTLDMLSRGEIAMGPVWVDMFYSWKASGQLPDNFKLLLPAPGMPGQPMHYVIPAQAPNRELAKQFVELATSAKVQAEGIVERFNWYPGIDAKYVQAELKPAVWQRLFTDVTPDELASKGKTFPIAPYHTAILNAYEQAMAK, encoded by the coding sequence ATGAAACGCATTTTTGCCGCAACGCTGATGATGAGTACGCCGCTGGCTGCCGTGCAGGCACAGGAATTAACCGTGTTGACGGCGGGTGACCAGAATATGGTCGACTATGTAAATGAATATCTGGGGCCGTTGTTTGAAAAGCAGCATCCCGGCGTAAAAGTGCGCGCTGTCGGCACCGGACCGGGCGATGCCGGGTCGCAGAAGATTCTTGAACGCTTCAATGCGCAGCAGGCCGCCGGTGCCAAAGTATGGGACACCGATGTGGCGGTGGTGCATGAAAAATTTGTCGGCCCGATGGTGCAAAAGGGCGACCTGCTGAAATATCGCGATGATATCGCCAGCGGCAAGCTGGTCAGCATGGCCGCTGCGGATAAGGCAATGGGCACAGACGTGAAAGGCTACGTCATGCCGATGTTCAGCAGCCAGACGGCGCTGGCCTATAACCCCAGCATGGTAGCGAATCCGCCTAAAAGCTATGACGAGATCCAGCAGTGGGCTGCCGCGAATCCGAAGATGTTCGGTTACAACGGGATTAAGGGCGGTGCATCGGGCGTCAGTTTTGTGATGGGCTGGATTTACGCTTACGGCGGTGATGCACAGAAGCTGATGAACGGACCGTTTGATGAAGCGGAAGCGAAAAAATGGCAGCCAGCGTTTGAACGCCTGAAAGCCTTTAACAAGAACGTGACGCTGACGCCGGGCAATGCGGGCACGCTCGATATGTTGAGCCGTGGCGAAATCGCCATGGGACCGGTATGGGTCGATATGTTCTATTCCTGGAAAGCAAGTGGACAACTGCCAGACAATTTCAAATTGCTGCTTCCTGCGCCCGGTATGCCGGGACAACCGATGCACTATGTTATCCCCGCACAGGCACCGAATCGTGAATTGGCTAAACAGTTTGTTGAGCTGGCAACCAGCGCCAAAGTACAGGCTGAAGGGATTGTGGAGCGTTTTAACTGGTATCCGGGTATCGATGCCAAGTACGTTCAGGCCGAGCTGAAGCCCGCCGTATGGCAACGCCTGTTCACCGATGTGACGCCTGATGAGTTGGCGAGCAAAGGCAAGACGTTCCCTATTGCGCCTTATCACACCGCGATTTTGAACGCCTATGAGCAGGCGATGGCGAAGTAA
- a CDS encoding ABC transporter ATP-binding protein, translating to MQKTTSSAVVPHIVIDHLHVGYGTTAVLNDIYLEITQGEFVALLGSSGCGKTTLLRTVAGFSSPRAGAIRVNGQDMTQAPPEKRGMALVFQSYALWPHMTVAQHIAYGLRLRRVPRAEIASRVTELETMLGLTGLSARKPAELSGGQRQRVALGRALAVRPDILLLDEPLSNLDTRIRLQLRDEIRALQQRLGLTAIHVTHDREEAMVMADRIVILNQGRIMQVGSPQEVYHHPTSSFVAAFMGAENRLVLEARYDGDTLMIPGDAESHSLMPANTSLQPGPIEARFRAEAAQLYDSADVPLIQPGMLMRYGTVLAQSYPGGYWMHTIASGSWQIQVHATHPYAIGQRVAVQIPAEALFLFPLAEEPTSLTAEPNTTSRYSLLPGLTA from the coding sequence GTGCAAAAAACCACTTCCTCTGCGGTAGTACCGCACATTGTTATTGATCATCTGCATGTTGGATACGGCACGACAGCCGTCTTGAACGATATCTATCTGGAGATTACACAGGGCGAATTCGTTGCGTTACTTGGCTCGTCGGGCTGTGGCAAGACGACGTTATTACGCACGGTCGCGGGGTTCTCGTCACCGCGCGCGGGGGCGATTCGTGTTAACGGGCAGGATATGACACAAGCGCCGCCAGAGAAGCGCGGCATGGCGCTGGTGTTTCAGAGCTATGCGCTGTGGCCACATATGACAGTGGCGCAGCATATTGCATACGGGCTGCGCTTGCGCCGTGTACCGCGTGCGGAAATTGCCAGTCGTGTAACGGAACTGGAAACGATGCTGGGCTTGACGGGACTGAGCGCCCGTAAGCCCGCGGAACTGTCCGGTGGACAGCGCCAGCGCGTCGCCTTAGGCCGCGCACTGGCGGTACGGCCCGATATTCTGCTGCTGGATGAACCGCTCTCCAATCTGGATACCCGTATTCGTCTACAACTGCGTGATGAAATCCGGGCGCTGCAACAGCGGCTGGGGTTGACTGCGATCCACGTTACGCACGATAGGGAAGAAGCGATGGTGATGGCCGATCGCATCGTGATTTTGAATCAGGGTCGCATCATGCAGGTGGGTAGCCCGCAAGAGGTGTATCACCATCCGACCAGCTCGTTTGTCGCGGCGTTTATGGGCGCGGAAAATCGGCTCGTGCTGGAAGCGCGCTATGACGGCGACACGCTGATGATTCCCGGTGATGCAGAAAGCCACTCACTGATGCCAGCGAACACGTCGCTACAGCCTGGTCCGATAGAGGCACGTTTTCGGGCAGAAGCTGCCCAGCTTTACGATTCGGCAGACGTCCCGCTCATCCAGCCTGGCATGTTGATGCGCTACGGCACGGTGCTGGCGCAAAGTTACCCCGGCGGATACTGGATGCATACGATTGCCAGTGGATCGTGGCAGATACAGGTTCATGCCACTCATCCTTATGCCATTGGACAGCGGGTTGCCGTGCAGATCCCCGCTGAGGCGCTGTTTCTTTTCCCGCTGGCAGAAGAGCCTACGTCGCTGACGGCGGAACCCAATACGACTTCACGTTATTCCCTGCTTCCCGGCCTGACAGCCTGA
- a CDS encoding bifunctional aspartate kinase/homoserine dehydrogenase II, producing the protein MSALGVAPSVTGRQLHKFGGSSLADVKCYLRVAGIMAEYSHPGDLMVVSAAGSTTNQLISWLKLSQSDRLSAHQVQQALRRYHSELIAGLLPAQDAEALTAQFIRDLERLAALLDGKITDAVYAEVVGHGEIWSARLMSAVLNHRDMNAAWLDARDFLCAERAAQPQVDEGRSWPLLQQYLTQHSGQRLVVTGFICRNDAGETVLLGRNGSDYSATQIGALAGVERVTIWSDVAGVYSADPRKVKDACLLPLLRLDEASELARLAAPVLHTRTLQPVSGSDIDLQLRCSYQPEQGSTRIERVLASGTGAKIVTSHDDVCLIEVQVPSEHDFVLLQKEVEQLLNRAQLKPLAIGVHQDRSLLQLCYTSEVVESALQLLAQAALPVELSERDGLAMVAMVGAGVGKNPLHSHRFYQQLKDQPIEFVCQTDDGISLVAVLRVGPTEHVIRGLHHSLFRAEKRIGLVLFGKGNIGSRWLELFAREQSNLSARTGFEFVLAGVVDSTRSLLNYDGLDASRALAFFENEAQERDGEDLFLWMRAHPFDDLVVLDVTASESVADLYLDFASYGFHVISANKLAGASGGNNYRQIRDAFAKTDRHWLYNATVGAGLPVNFAVRDLRESGDSILSISGIFSGTLSWLFLQFDGTVPFTELVDQACQQGLTEPDPRVDLSGQDVMRKLVILAREAGYDIEPSQVRVESLVPPGCEQGSVDYFFENGDSLNEQMLQRLEAAQEMGLVLRHVARFDSNGKARVGVEAVRPEHPLASLLPGDNVFAIESRWYRDNPLVIRGPGAGRDVTAGALQSDLSRLAQLL; encoded by the coding sequence ATGAGTGCATTAGGAGTAGCGCCATCGGTAACAGGCCGACAACTGCATAAGTTTGGCGGTAGCAGCCTGGCCGATGTGAAGTGTTACCTGCGTGTAGCCGGTATTATGGCGGAATATAGCCACCCCGGAGATTTGATGGTGGTGTCTGCCGCAGGCAGTACCACAAACCAACTAATTAGCTGGTTGAAACTCAGTCAGAGCGATCGCCTGTCGGCGCATCAGGTTCAGCAGGCATTACGCCGTTATCACAGCGAATTGATTGCCGGGCTTCTGCCCGCGCAAGATGCAGAGGCGCTGACAGCCCAGTTTATTCGCGATCTGGAGCGTTTGGCTGCGCTGCTGGATGGCAAGATTACGGATGCTGTCTACGCCGAAGTCGTTGGACATGGTGAAATCTGGTCGGCGCGTTTGATGTCCGCCGTGCTGAATCATCGAGATATGAATGCCGCCTGGCTGGATGCGCGTGATTTTCTCTGTGCGGAACGTGCCGCGCAGCCGCAGGTGGATGAAGGCCGTTCCTGGCCGCTGTTGCAGCAGTATCTGACGCAACATTCTGGGCAGCGTTTAGTCGTAACGGGTTTTATCTGTCGTAATGACGCGGGTGAAACGGTACTGCTGGGGCGCAACGGGAGTGACTACTCTGCGACGCAAATTGGTGCGCTGGCAGGGGTTGAGCGGGTGACCATCTGGAGCGACGTTGCTGGCGTTTATAGCGCTGACCCGCGCAAAGTGAAAGATGCCTGCCTGCTGCCACTGCTGCGGTTGGATGAAGCCAGCGAGCTGGCACGTCTGGCAGCTCCGGTGCTGCATACACGTACTTTGCAGCCCGTTTCCGGCAGCGATATCGACCTGCAACTGCGTTGCAGCTATCAGCCTGAACAGGGTTCGACGCGTATCGAACGCGTGCTGGCCTCGGGTACGGGGGCAAAAATTGTTACCAGCCATGATGATGTGTGCCTGATTGAAGTTCAGGTTCCTTCCGAACACGATTTCGTGCTGCTGCAAAAAGAAGTCGAACAGCTTCTGAACCGTGCGCAGTTGAAACCGCTGGCGATTGGCGTTCATCAGGATCGTAGCCTGCTGCAACTATGCTACACCTCTGAAGTGGTGGAAAGCGCGTTGCAGTTGCTGGCGCAGGCCGCGTTGCCCGTTGAGCTCAGCGAGCGTGATGGGCTAGCGATGGTGGCGATGGTAGGGGCAGGGGTGGGTAAAAACCCGCTGCATAGCCACCGTTTCTATCAGCAGTTGAAAGATCAGCCGATTGAATTTGTCTGCCAGACCGATGATGGCATCAGTCTGGTGGCCGTTCTGCGCGTTGGTCCGACGGAGCATGTGATTCGCGGCTTGCACCATTCGCTGTTCCGCGCGGAAAAACGCATCGGTCTGGTGCTGTTCGGTAAGGGAAATATTGGTTCACGCTGGCTGGAGCTGTTTGCGCGTGAGCAGAGCAACCTGTCTGCCCGCACAGGCTTTGAGTTTGTACTGGCTGGCGTGGTGGACAGTACGCGCAGCCTGCTGAACTATGATGGATTGGATGCCAGTCGTGCACTGGCCTTCTTCGAAAATGAAGCGCAAGAGCGGGATGGTGAAGATCTGTTCCTGTGGATGCGTGCACACCCCTTTGATGATCTGGTGGTGTTGGATGTTACCGCTAGCGAGTCGGTTGCCGATCTGTATCTGGATTTTGCCAGCTACGGTTTCCACGTCATCAGCGCCAACAAACTGGCGGGTGCATCCGGTGGCAATAACTATCGCCAGATCCGTGATGCTTTCGCCAAGACGGATCGCCACTGGTTGTATAACGCGACCGTCGGCGCAGGTTTACCGGTCAACTTTGCCGTGCGCGATTTGCGGGAAAGTGGTGACAGTATTCTATCGATTAGCGGGATTTTCTCCGGCACGCTCTCCTGGCTGTTTTTGCAGTTTGATGGCACTGTGCCGTTCACCGAACTGGTTGATCAAGCGTGCCAGCAGGGGCTAACGGAGCCGGATCCGCGCGTTGACCTCTCCGGTCAGGACGTCATGCGCAAGCTGGTGATCCTGGCGCGTGAGGCGGGGTATGACATCGAGCCCAGCCAGGTTCGGGTTGAGTCGCTGGTGCCGCCAGGCTGTGAACAGGGGTCTGTCGATTACTTCTTCGAGAACGGTGATTCTCTGAACGAGCAGATGCTGCAACGTCTGGAAGCTGCACAAGAAATGGGCTTGGTTTTGCGTCATGTTGCCCGCTTCGACAGCAACGGTAAAGCGCGCGTTGGCGTTGAAGCTGTTCGTCCCGAGCATCCTCTGGCTTCGCTATTGCCGGGTGACAACGTGTTTGCGATTGAAAGCCGCTGGTATCGCGATAATCCGCTGGTTATCCGTGGACCGGGGGCGGGGCGCGATGTCACGGCGGGGGCGCTTCAATCTGACCTCAGTCGTTTGGCGCAGTTGTTGTAG
- the metB gene encoding cystathionine gamma-synthase: MTRKQATIAVRSGLNDDEQYGCVVPPIHLSSTYNFTGFNQPRAHDYSRRGNPTRDVVQRALAELEGGAGAVMTSSGMSAIMLVCTVFLRPGDLLVAPHDCYGGSYRLFDSLSKRGAFRVKFVDQGDTHALNAALAEKPKLVLVESPSNPLLRVVDIAAICQAAREAGAVSVVDNTFLSPALQKPLELGADLVVHSCTKYLNGHSDVVAGAVIAKDVDTITELAWWANNIGVTGAAFDSYLLLRGLRTLSPRMAAAQRNAQQVVEFLQTQPLVKALYHPSLPNNPGHDIARRQQSGFGAMLSFELDGDEDTLRRFLASLELFTLAESLGGVESLISHAATMTHAGMAPEARAAAGISETLLRISTGIEDGDDLVADLDRAFQAAAKR, translated from the coding sequence CAGTATGGCTGCGTTGTCCCCCCCATCCACCTTTCTAGCACGTATAACTTTACCGGATTCAACCAGCCACGCGCCCACGACTATTCGCGTCGCGGTAACCCCACGCGCGATGTGGTGCAGCGTGCGCTTGCTGAACTGGAAGGTGGTGCGGGTGCGGTAATGACGAGCAGCGGGATGTCGGCGATTATGTTGGTTTGCACGGTGTTCCTGCGCCCCGGCGATCTGCTGGTGGCTCCGCATGACTGCTACGGTGGCAGCTATCGTTTGTTTGACAGCCTGAGCAAGCGCGGCGCGTTTCGCGTGAAATTTGTCGATCAAGGTGATACTCATGCGCTCAATGCGGCGTTGGCAGAAAAGCCAAAGCTCGTGCTGGTGGAAAGCCCGAGCAATCCGCTGCTGCGCGTCGTGGATATTGCCGCGATTTGTCAGGCCGCGCGGGAAGCGGGTGCGGTCAGCGTGGTGGATAACACCTTCCTGAGCCCGGCGTTGCAGAAGCCGCTGGAACTGGGCGCCGATCTGGTGGTGCATTCATGTACCAAGTACCTGAATGGTCACTCTGATGTGGTCGCGGGTGCTGTGATTGCTAAAGATGTCGACACCATTACTGAACTGGCCTGGTGGGCGAACAATATCGGTGTGACGGGGGCGGCGTTTGATAGCTATCTGCTGCTCCGTGGTCTGCGTACCTTATCGCCGCGTATGGCGGCCGCGCAGCGTAACGCGCAACAAGTGGTTGAATTCTTACAGACACAGCCGCTGGTGAAAGCGCTATATCATCCTTCACTGCCAAACAATCCCGGCCATGATATTGCCCGCCGTCAACAATCTGGCTTTGGCGCTATGCTAAGTTTTGAGCTGGATGGGGATGAAGACACTCTGCGGCGTTTTCTGGCGTCGTTGGAGCTGTTTACGCTGGCGGAATCGCTGGGTGGAGTCGAGAGCCTCATCTCTCATGCCGCAACGATGACGCATGCGGGTATGGCGCCAGAAGCGCGTGCCGCAGCGGGTATCTCTGAAACATTACTGCGTATTTCCACCGGTATTGAAGACGGCGATGATCTGGTTGCCGATCTGGATCGTGCGTTTCAAGCCGCAGCCAAGAGGTAA